Below is a window of Populus alba chromosome 2, ASM523922v2, whole genome shotgun sequence DNA.
TACACAATTCGTTCTGCTATGAAGCTTACTCAAATCAATAATGGATTCTGCTTGAAATAATTTAGGTGGTCGAGAATAGCGCAGATGTTACCAGGCAGAACAGACAATGAGATAAAAAACTACTGGAGGACCAGAGTTCAGAAGCAGGCAAAACAGCTTAAATGTGATGTTAATAGCAAACAATTCCGAGATACCATGCGTTACGTTTGGATTCCCCAACTAATTCAAAAAATAGGAGCAGAATCTGAATCTCCCTTGGATCAACCCACCATCAGCCCTCCCACTTACTATTCCAGCCAGATTGATATCCCAGTTGCTGCAAGTGAATCCGGGTCGGATTTGATAGACCCGAATTTCATGCCCGACATATCGGTCAGTAGTACTTTGTCGGACTCTTTGGATGCCCAGGTTTCTCCCTGGTCGGACCTGACTGATTATCAAAATCCACCCTGTGGTCAGTACTATTCAGATAGTATGCAAAACGGGTCTGGTTTATTCCCGGAAAATGATTCTGGTTCCTGGGGTTGGTGCCAGGATGGAGTGGATATGCAAGGCATGGAGCAGGAAACATATGGTTTCATAGGCGGTGGCGACTCATTGGATCAGAGCCTGTGGAACGAAGAGAATATCTGGTTCTTACAACAACAGCTAATGTGATCATCGTGATATTCATTTATATGGTGTGTGTACATAGATGAACGTAGCAAAATCAATAAAGTGCATCGATTATAAATGAGAGCTGTGAACGATCGCTTATTCTTTAGATTTGTCTCCAGGTCCAATTAAGAGGATCTTTTTATGAacaattaaattactaattatttctCTCAGTTGAGGTCACAGCAGTAAGTTCATTGTTACTTGAATTTGGTTTACAATAAGATCATCATATGACTAGCAACAGTTATCTAAGTTGATACTATCATGAAAAGAAACGAAGTGATATTCATGATCACAGCCATACTTTGCATTAGTGGCAGGGGCCGGGCCCCATGCTTGAAGGACGAGGTTTCGATCGAGCCTCGTGTGGAAGTTTGAACTTAGCCCCATAATGAAGcacgagggaaaaaaaaaattaaattataatttaactacatttaaattaaattgcctTAGCTTGTGAACGAGCATGTATCACCCCAACTCATATAACTTGTGGATGAGTTTGTAGCGCTTATAGAGGGGTTAGTATCAAAATCAATCAAGCTTGTAAAAAGGTTTGGAACGCTCATAGATAGGCCTAAATCTCCTGTGGACGAACCTATCTCCCCAACAACTATATGTCCTTGTTAACGAAAAGCGATTTCATCATCCATCAATGCAATTTTGAAATGCTCAATCTTCCTAACTTTTTTAAGTCCACGACAACACAAATTAAGTGTATTGTTGGCAAGGACATGTCCCACTCATTGACTCCTCCACGAAGTGTGGTTATTGCTCTTCA
It encodes the following:
- the LOC118046910 gene encoding transcription factor MYB108 produces the protein MDAQARKHGYAGAESEDQGMGVRKGPWTIEEDSLLARYITIHGEGHWNSAARCAGLKRTGKSCRLRWLNYLRPNVRRGNITLREQLLILQLHSRWGNRWSRIAQMLPGRTDNEIKNYWRTRVQKQAKQLKCDVNSKQFRDTMRYVWIPQLIQKIGAESESPLDQPTISPPTYYSSQIDIPVAASESGSDLIDPNFMPDISVSSTLSDSLDAQVSPWSDLTDYQNPPCGQYYSDSMQNGSGLFPENDSGSWGWCQDGVDMQGMEQETYGFIGGGDSLDQSLWNEENIWFLQQQLM